The genomic segment CTCGCGAAGAACCTCTCGACCATCGAGGAGATCAAGGCCCGCGGCGGCCCGGTCATCGCCGTCACCGACGCCGACCTGCCCGACGGCCTGGTCACCGACGTGATCAGGGTGCCGAGGGCGGAACGCGAGCTGGCGCCGATCACGCTGTCGGTGGCCCTGCAGCTGTTCGCCTACCACCTGGCGAAGACCCTCGGCCGTGAGATCGACCGCCCGCGCAACCTGGCGAAGAGCGTCACCGTGGAATAGGCGCCGTCCTTTCTTTCGGGGGTACCGCGGCACGCGGGCGCCTGCTTGAATTGGACCAGACCATTGGACCGATGGTCCCGAGTCCCCGACGGCGTCTGGAGCCCACATGTCGCGACTTCACCCGTGGAAACGGTTGTCCCTGGTCGTTCCACTCGCCGTCACCGCGTTGCTGGGGCCACTGCTGCCCGCGGCGGGCGGGGCGGAGCAGGGCCGCGCCGCGGGCGTGCCGCTGGGCGAGATCAGCGTGGTCACCACCGAAGTGGCTACCGGCCTGCAGAACCCCACGGCGATCGTGCCGGTCGGTGACGGCAGGCTGCTGATCACCGAGAAGCGCGGGGTGATCCGCGCCTACCACCCGAGCACCGGCCTGGCCGAGAAACCGGTGGCGGACCTCAGCGCGCGGATCAGTTCGGCCGCGGTCGAGCGCGGGCTGCTCGGCCTGGCGCTGTCGAAGGACCGCAACGTGGCGTACGTGGCCTACACGCGCGCCCCGGACCACGCGGTGACACTGGCGCGGCTGCGGCTGGACACCGGCGCGGTGCAGGAACTGCTGTCGCAGGAGCACTCGCAGTTCCCCAACCACAACGGCGGGCAGGTCGCGTTCGGCTCGGACGGCTACCTGTACTGGTCCATCGGCGACGGTGGCGGCGCCGGGGATCCGCTGGCCACCGGGCAGAAGCTGGACACGCTGCTCGGCAAGATCCTGCGCCTCGACGTGAGCCGGACCTGCGGCGCGAAGCCGTACTGCGTGCCGGGCGACAACCCGTTCGTCGGCAACGCCGGGGTGCGCACGGAGATCTGGGCGTACGGCCTGCGCAACGCGTGGCGGTTCTCGTTCGACCCGCACAACGGTTCGCTGTGGATCGGCGACGTGGGCCAGGGCCGGTTCGAAGAGGTGGACCACATCCGCGCGCACCAGGGCGGGGTGAACTTCGGCTGGTCCTGCATGGAGGGTCCGGTGGTGTACAACCAGGACCGCTGCACCGCCTCGGCGAAGTACACCGGGCCGGTGTTCGACTACGTCTCCGGTGAGCAGGGCTGCGCGGTGATCGGCGGGCACGTCTACCGCGGCCGCCAGTACGCGAACCTGGTGGCGGGCACCTACGTGGCCACCGACTTCTGCCGCGGCACCGCCTGGGCGGTCCGGGAGAACCCCGACGGCACCTACACCGACGGCGAGATCGGCACCTTCCCCACCGACGTCACCGCGTTCGGTGTGGACGAAGGCGGTGAGCTGTACGTGGCCGACGAGTACCCCGGCCGCCTGCACCGGGTCTCCTTCGAGCGCGTCCCCGCCCGCGGCTGACCGCGCCTGTCACGAATGTGGCTTTGGGGGCCGAATCCGCCCCCAAAGCCACATTCGTGTCGCGTGGCGGAGAGACTAGAGGGCGGCGGCGAAGGTGCGGAGGGCGTCGTTCACCGCGTCCGGGCGGTCCAGGTGGGTGGCGTGCCCGGCGTCCTCCACGATCACCGCCTGGCCCGAGGGCGTGTCCCGGATGGCGGCTTCGGCGTGTTCGCACGGCCAGAACTGGCTTTCCCGCCCGGCCAGCATGAGCACCGGGAACTCCGCGCGCGCGAGCACGTCCCGCCAGTCCTGGTGGGCGTGGTCGTGCAGCAGCGGCAGGGTTTCCGGCCGCGCCACCGGCGGGCTCACGTTCTCCGGGCCCAGACGCGCGACCAGGCGCAGCAGGCCCTGGTTGGCGCGCTCGGCGTCCAGGCCCTTGCCCGTCTCCGGCACGCCGTCGGCGAAGAGGTCGCCCGAGTTCGCCCTGTCCAGGCCGTAGAAGCCGTACGGCCAATCGGCGTCGTTGATCATGCGTGGGGTCTGGTCGATGCTCACCACACCCCGCACCCGTTCGCCGCCGAACAGGTCCACATAGGACCAGATCGTGCTCGCCCCCATCGAGCTGCCGACCAGCAGCACCTCAGTGAGGCCCGTGGCGTCGAGCGCGTCGTGCAGGTCCTTGCCGTGGCGCGCCATGCGCTGCCCGGACACCGGGGCGTCCGACCGGCCCTGCGACCGCCGGTCCAGGCAGAGCACCCGGTAACCCGCGGCGGTCAGCGCGTCGGCCTGCAGCACCCAGGTCTCGGCGCCCGCGCGGTAGCCGGCGACCAGGACCACGGCCGGGCCGCTGCCCTCGTCGGTCAGGTGCAGCGTGATCCCGTCACTCGTCGTCACTGAAGCCATGGGCCCATCGAAGCACGCGCCAAGGCACTCCCCCATGGGCAGATCCTCCGCAACGGTGGCCGATCCGGGAGGAGGTCTCCATGATGGACCCATGCCGACCCCGGACTCCTGGCTGCGCCTGCTCGCCGACGAGCGACCGGCCGCCGAACTGGAGGACTTCCGGCGCGACCAGCTGACCAGCGCGTCCGGGGATCGACGCGATCGGGTCGCGCGGGAAGCCGATCGGGCCTTCGCCATCCGCCGCAGGCTCGACGCCCGCAGGCGGCACGCCGCCGAGCTGACCGTGCTCAACGACCTCGCCCGCCGCCTGACCACGCTGCGTGACTCCGGCGAGGTGCTCAGCGAGGTCGCGGCGCAGGCCCGGCGCCTGCTCGACGTGGACGTCGCCTACCTCATGCTCCGGCGGGCCGACGGCACCCTGCGCATCGAGGTGGTCGACGGGTCCATGGGCTCGGTGCTGCGCGGCATCGAACTGGCGGACGGCAGCGGCCTCGGCGGGCGCGTGGTGCGGACCGGCGAGCCGATGTGGAGCGAGCACTACCTGCGCGACACCCGCGTCGAGCACGTCGCCGCGGTGGACGCGGCCGCGGAGAGCGAGCAGCTGGGCGGCATCCTCGGCGTCCCGCTGATCCGCGGCGACGAGGCGATCGGGGTGCTGCTGGCCGCCGATCGCCGTCCCCGGTCGTTCCACGGCGGCGAGGTCGAACTGCTCGCCGCGCTCGCCTCACACGCGGCGGTCGCGCTGCACAACGCCGGGTTGTTCGAACAACACCGCCGGCTCGTCGACGAACTGCGCGCCGCGAACGCGACCCTGCGACGGGCGGACGAACTACGCGAGCGGCTGACCGCCGCGGTGATCGGCGGCGGTGGCTACGCCGAGATCGCCGCCGAGCTGACCCGCGCGCTGGGTGGTCCCGTGACCGTGTTCGGCGCGGACCACGAAGTGCTCGCCGGTGCCCCGGACGAGCGAGTGCCGGAGGTGGGCGAACCCGGCGCGGTCCTCGCACCGGTCGAGCTGCGCAGCGGGTACGCCGGTTGTCTCGTGGCCCGCGGATCGGCCGCCGAAGACGCCGAGGCAGCACGCCTGCTCGGCCTCGGCGCGACCTCCGTGGCGGTGGTGATCACCTCGGAGCAGTCCCGCGCGGAAGCGGAGATGCGCACGCGCGGCGAGTTCGTCAGCGCGCTGCTCTCCCCCGGCACCGACGAAGCCGGACTGCGGCGGCGAGCTCGCAGCGCCGGGATCTCGATCGCCGAGGTACGCACCGTCGCGGTCTTCGATCCCGGTGACGCCGAGCCGCGGCAGACCGCCGCACTCGCCTCGCGGGTCGCGGCGGAGTTCGGCGGCTGGTCGGCCGAGCACACCGGCCACCTCGTCGCGCTGCTGCCCGGGGCGGACCCGGAGCGGGTCGCCGAATGGCTGCGCCGCCTGGATCTGCCGTGCGCGGTCGGCGTCTCGGCCTGTTCCGGCGGCGTCCACGCGATCCGGACCGCCCACGAGTCCGCCCGCCAGACCGCCACCGTGCTGCTCGCCCTCGCCCGCGCCCGCGACTGCGCCCGTGACGCGGAACTCGGCATCTACCGTTCGCTGTTTGGGCAGGCGGGCCGCGACGAACTACGGGTGTTCATCGACGACACCGTCGGGCCGCTGCTGGCCCACGACCGCGACCGGCGGCGCGACCTCGCCACCACGCTCCGGACCTACCTCGAACAGTCCCGCCACCACGCGCGGACCTGCGAACTGCTGCACGTCCACGCGAACACCCTCTACCAGCGGCTCGAGCGCGTCGACCGGCTGCTGGGGCCGGACTGGCGCGAACCGCGGCGCGCCCTCGAAGTGCAGTTGGCGCTGCGGCTGCACGACGTGCTCAGCGCGCTCCGGGCGCGCGGCTGAACACCTTGCCGGGGTTGAGGATGCCGTGCGGGTCGAGTGCGTCCTTGACCGCGCGGTGCAGGTTCAGCACGACCGGGCCCAGCTCGGCCCGCAGGCCGTCCCGTTTGAGCAGGCCGACCCCGTGCTCACCGGTGACCGTGCCGCCGAGGTCGATGGCGTCGGCGATGATCCGGTCGAACGCGGCCTGCGCGCGGCGGCGGGCGTCCTCGTCACCGGGCGGGGTGATCAGCAGCGGGTGCAGGTTGCCGTCCCCGGCGTGCGCGATGCTGGCGATCAGCGTGTCCGACTCCGCGGCCGTCTTTTCGATGCGCGCCAGCATTTCCGGCACCGCGGCCCGCGGCACGCACACGTCCTCGGTGAGCACCGGCCCCAGCCGCTCCAGCGCGGGGTAGGCGAGCCGCCGCGCGGCGAACAGCGCGTCGGCCTCCTCCTGGTCGGTGGAGCGCGCGGCCCAGGTCGCCCCGGCTCCTTCGAAGCACGCCAGCATGGCCTCGACCTCGCGCTCCCCCGCCGCGCCCGGGGCATCGGTGCGGCCGAGCAGCACCACGTCGGCGTCGGCGGACAGGCCCATGTTCTTCCACCGGTCCACCGCGGACAGGCAGTGCCGGTCGATCAGCTCCAGCGCCGAGGGGGTCAGCCCGGCCGCGCCCACCGCGGTCACCGCCCGCCCGGCGTCCACAATGGACGAGAAGTAGCCGGCGACGGTGTGCTCGGGCTCGCGCCGCGGGCGCAACCGGACGGTCACCTCGGTGACCACGCCGAGCGTGCCCTCCGAGCCGACCATCAGCCCGGCGAGGTCGTAGCCCGCGACGCCCTTGGCCGTGCGCCTGCCCAGCCGGACCAGTTCCCCGGTGCCGGTGACCACTTCGAGGGCGAGCACGTAGTCGCGGGTGACGCCGTACTTGGCGCAGCAGATGCCCCCGGCGTTCGTGGCCACGTTGCCGCCGATGGTCGACCACGGCGCGCTGGCCGGATCGGGCGGGTACCACAGGTCGCGCTCGGCGCAGGCGGCACGGAGGTCGTCGTTGACCACGCCCGGCTGCACCACGGCGAGCCGCTCCACCGGGTCGATCTCCCGGATCTCGGTCATCAGCGCGGTGCTGAGCACCACGCCGCCGTCGATCGCGTTCGCGCCGCCGGACAGGCCCGTGCCCGCACCACGCGCCACGAGCGGCACCCCGTGCCGCACACAGGCCAGCACCACGGCCTGCACCTCGTCGGCGGTACGAGGCCGGACGACGACGCAGGGCGTGCCGTGCGGTGCCCACTCGGCTTCGTCGTGCACGAAACCGGTGACCAGATCGGGGTCGAGCAGCAGCCGGTCGGCCGGGAGATCCCGGCGCAGGTCGTCCACCAGAGCACGCATCCGGCCAAGTTCGCACGTCCGGCCACGCCCGTCCAATGGAG from the Amycolatopsis magusensis genome contains:
- a CDS encoding PQQ-dependent sugar dehydrogenase, whose protein sequence is MSRLHPWKRLSLVVPLAVTALLGPLLPAAGGAEQGRAAGVPLGEISVVTTEVATGLQNPTAIVPVGDGRLLITEKRGVIRAYHPSTGLAEKPVADLSARISSAAVERGLLGLALSKDRNVAYVAYTRAPDHAVTLARLRLDTGAVQELLSQEHSQFPNHNGGQVAFGSDGYLYWSIGDGGGAGDPLATGQKLDTLLGKILRLDVSRTCGAKPYCVPGDNPFVGNAGVRTEIWAYGLRNAWRFSFDPHNGSLWIGDVGQGRFEEVDHIRAHQGGVNFGWSCMEGPVVYNQDRCTASAKYTGPVFDYVSGEQGCAVIGGHVYRGRQYANLVAGTYVATDFCRGTAWAVRENPDGTYTDGEIGTFPTDVTAFGVDEGGELYVADEYPGRLHRVSFERVPARG
- a CDS encoding helix-turn-helix domain-containing protein, encoding MPTPDSWLRLLADERPAAELEDFRRDQLTSASGDRRDRVAREADRAFAIRRRLDARRRHAAELTVLNDLARRLTTLRDSGEVLSEVAAQARRLLDVDVAYLMLRRADGTLRIEVVDGSMGSVLRGIELADGSGLGGRVVRTGEPMWSEHYLRDTRVEHVAAVDAAAESEQLGGILGVPLIRGDEAIGVLLAADRRPRSFHGGEVELLAALASHAAVALHNAGLFEQHRRLVDELRAANATLRRADELRERLTAAVIGGGGYAEIAAELTRALGGPVTVFGADHEVLAGAPDERVPEVGEPGAVLAPVELRSGYAGCLVARGSAAEDAEAARLLGLGATSVAVVITSEQSRAEAEMRTRGEFVSALLSPGTDEAGLRRRARSAGISIAEVRTVAVFDPGDAEPRQTAALASRVAAEFGGWSAEHTGHLVALLPGADPERVAEWLRRLDLPCAVGVSACSGGVHAIRTAHESARQTATVLLALARARDCARDAELGIYRSLFGQAGRDELRVFIDDTVGPLLAHDRDRRRDLATTLRTYLEQSRHHARTCELLHVHANTLYQRLERVDRLLGPDWREPRRALEVQLALRLHDVLSALRARG
- a CDS encoding FAD-binding oxidoreductase encodes the protein MRALVDDLRRDLPADRLLLDPDLVTGFVHDEAEWAPHGTPCVVVRPRTADEVQAVVLACVRHGVPLVARGAGTGLSGGANAIDGGVVLSTALMTEIREIDPVERLAVVQPGVVNDDLRAACAERDLWYPPDPASAPWSTIGGNVATNAGGICCAKYGVTRDYVLALEVVTGTGELVRLGRRTAKGVAGYDLAGLMVGSEGTLGVVTEVTVRLRPRREPEHTVAGYFSSIVDAGRAVTAVGAAGLTPSALELIDRHCLSAVDRWKNMGLSADADVVLLGRTDAPGAAGEREVEAMLACFEGAGATWAARSTDQEEADALFAARRLAYPALERLGPVLTEDVCVPRAAVPEMLARIEKTAAESDTLIASIAHAGDGNLHPLLITPPGDEDARRRAQAAFDRIIADAIDLGGTVTGEHGVGLLKRDGLRAELGPVVLNLHRAVKDALDPHGILNPGKVFSRAPGAR
- a CDS encoding alpha/beta fold hydrolase — translated: MASVTTSDGITLHLTDEGSGPAVVLVAGYRAGAETWVLQADALTAAGYRVLCLDRRSQGRSDAPVSGQRMARHGKDLHDALDATGLTEVLLVGSSMGASTIWSYVDLFGGERVRGVVSIDQTPRMINDADWPYGFYGLDRANSGDLFADGVPETGKGLDAERANQGLLRLVARLGPENVSPPVARPETLPLLHDHAHQDWRDVLARAEFPVLMLAGRESQFWPCEHAEAAIRDTPSGQAVIVEDAGHATHLDRPDAVNDALRTFAAAL